The nucleotide sequence AAGGCCGCAACCTCAAGACGGGTGATTGGCAGCAATTCAAGCGAACAGGGCCACGAGCCCAAAATAATCTTTCAGCAATTTCAATAATTTCAATGCTACACTGACGGCAGAGAATTAAAAATCGGCTGCGGCATTTGTTTCTAGTATTAACGAGATTTTCGCGTTTTTCAATTGACAGATTTCTCTCTGAAATTTCACTCTCTACATTCCTTCAGATTACGGAAACGATCTATGTCAATTTATGTAGGTAACCTGTCTTATGAGGTTACAGACACCGATCTGACTACTGTGTTTACAGAGTACGGGTCAGTAAAGCGAGTTCAGCTCCCTACCGATCGCGAAACGGGTCGCGTGCGTGGCTTTGCTTTTGTCGAGATGGGAACAGAGGACGAAGAAACCGCAGCGATTGAAGCGCTAGATGGCTCCGAATGGATGGGGCGAGATCTCAAAGTCAACAAGGCAAAGCCTCGTACGAGATAGTCTATAGCTCTTAGTCAATGGGTCGCAACCGCTTTTTTCACAAGATTTTACCCTGTGAAAAAAGCGGTTTTTAATCAGGTATAGGTTGACATTAGACCCCTTTGCTTGAATCTAGTCAACCCGAGTTCAATGGCTCTGCATTGCCCTCACCATCGGCCTCTCATCCCAAGGGAGTTAGAGAATCGAAATGTGTGGCCGCTTTTCCCTCGCCACCCCTGCCGAAGCGATCGCCGAACGATTCAACCTGGATGCGACCCCTCCTATCCAGCCCCGCTACAACATCGCCCCCTCGCAACCCGTGGCCGCCATTAGAGCCAATGCAAAGGGCGAGCCAGAGTTTGCGTTGCTGCTCTGGGGACTGATCCCCCGCTGGTCGAAAGATCCCAACAAAGGCCCGCGACCGATTAATGCCAGAGCCGAAACAATTGCAGAAAAGCCCATGTTTAAGGGCCTGTTGAGATATCGGCGTTGCGCGATCGTAGCTGATGGTTTCTACGAATGGAAAAAAGAAGGAAACCGCAAGCGCCCCTATCACATCCATCTCGAAAATCATCGACCCTTTGCCTTCGCCGGCTTGTGGGAATTGTGGAATGGTCCCAACGGAGAGGAGCTAGAGTCCTGCACGATTATTACAACTGCTGCCAACGCAACCATGCAGCAAATCCACAGTCGCATGCCTGCGATCTTGTCCCCAGGCAACTACACAGACTGGCTCGATCCCCAAATTCAGGAAACAGCCAAGCCTCTCCAACTCCTTCAAGCTGATGCTGGGCCCTTGCTGCTCAATGAAGTCAGTCCACTTGCGAACAATCCCCGCAATGACGTGCCGGAGTGCATTAATCCCGTCTGAGTGTTGGAAATCCCTTGCTGCTGCACTCCTAGATCCTCCGCTTGGCGTTATTGTGCCTTTGACTACAACAAGTATCGATCGGAGCCTTTAGGCTTCTTAAGCATCCAGCTTCAATTTCTCCCGAGTTGTTCCTTGGGCGAGAGATTTGTTTGATGATACGCCACCCACAATGCTTTGGCGAGAGTTGATACGGCAGAGGTTAAGCCATGCAAAACCTGATTCCCGCTACGGTATTAACCGGCTATTTAGGTGCGGGCAAAACAACACTTTTGAATCGAATTCTTACGACTCAGCACGGCAAACGAATTGCGGTTATTGTGAATGAGTTTGGTGAAATTGGTATTGACAACCAGCTTATTATTGATGCTGATGAAGAAATTTTCGAAATGAATAATGGCTGCATTTGCTGTACTGTCAGAGGCGATTTAATTCGTATTGTCAGCGATCTCGTGCAGCGCTCCGATGCTTTTGACTATTTGATGATTGAAACGACAGGCTTAGCCGATCCCGCGCCAGTGATTCAATCGTTTTTCGTTGACGAGGTGATGCGATCGCTATTGCAACTGGATGCGATCGTGACCGTGGTTGACGCCAAGCACATTGGAGAGCACTGGGACAGCAGCAGTGAAGCCCAGGAGCAAATCGCCTTTGCCGACGTCATTGTGCTGAACAAAGTCGATCTAGTCTCGCCTGCGCTGGTGGATAAACTCGAACAGCGGATTCGCGGTATGAATGCCCTCGCTAAGATCCATCGGACTCAGCATTGCCAACTGCCGCTGGACGCAGTGCTGGGTATCGGTGCCTTCGACCTCAAAACTGCGTTGAGTATCGATCCCGAGTTTCTCGATGAAGATGCCCACGAGCACGATCGGTCGGTGTCATCCATTGCTATCCGCGAGTCTGGGGTAGTCGATAGCGATCGGCTCAATCGCTGGCTCTACCAACTCGTACAAAAACGCGGCCCCGATATCTTTCGCATGAAAGGCATCCTGGATATGGATGATGAGGATCGGCGCTTTGTATTTCAAGGCGTTCATATGACGCTGGATGGTCGTCCGGGTCGTCCGTGGAAAGTGAGCGAACCCCGTCGTAACGAGCTCGTCTTTATTGGCCGCAATTTAGATGAATCTGAATTGCGAAGCGGCTTCAATGCGTGCTTAATGTAGTTTCAGGGCCATCCATAGAGAAGCAATATGCCATGAAACAATCTGAAGCATTAACGATTAGCATTGGCGTGCTCGGAGGGGTCGATGTTTTTCTCACAGCAACTGTAATTCCATTACCTGTTTGGGTTACATTTACTGCTTGGGCATCTTTTTTTGTTGTGGGAGGGGGGATTCAGGGGTTTGTTAAATCGGTTTCGTGCAACATTACCGGCATTATTATTGCAGCTCTGTCTCTATTAGCAATTGATTTAATAGGGAATCATCCTTTAGTCGCTGCAATTTGTGTTGGCATTGGCAGTGCAGCAATGGTGCAGGCGTCGAAGCTGCCATTTACCTACGGTATTACACCTGCCATTGTCTGGGGCTTTTCACAAGCCGTCGGTACGGTAGCCGTCACTGGCTTACCCGTTACAGCTATGCCACCCAACAATCCTGTCTTGATTGCGATCTCAGCGATGATTTTAGGTGCCATCTTTGGTTACCTCTCAGAAGTTGGGGGGAAAGCCATGACCACTTCGTTAAAAACGGCTGGCGGTGGTAATGACCTCTAGTTATGTGCTTTGGAAAAAATAGATCTCGATTTGATTAATGGTACTGCTAAAAAAGGGGATGAGAGAACCATGAAATTACAACACAATCTGGGAGGCTTAGAAGGATTAGGTTCGGTTGACTTTCAAAAAAAAGTATTTGTTGAAGCATGGGAAAAGCGTATCTTTGGCATTCACGCTGCCATGATGGGGCTGAGTAAACACCTCAGTGAGTCTTTGCCTGACTATCCGATCGAACAGGTGCCTACCCGGTTTCAAGATATTTGGACCTGGGCCGATCTGCGCCGAGGAGCAGAAGCCATGAATCCCTTCGACTACTTCAGGCTGCGATATTACGAAAAATGGCTAGGAGGTATCGCTAGTTTCTTTGTCGAGAAAGGCTACATTTCTCAAGCAGAGCTGGATGACAAAATGAGCTTTTATCTGAAGGAGGGAAATGTCGATCCGACGCCTTTACCTCAAAAGGATGTCCCTGCTATTGACGAGCAAGTGATTAAGTATCTGCAGTTGGGCGATTCTCCCAAACGTACGGCCGATATTCAACCCAAGTTTGCGGTTGGCGATGCCATTATCGTTAAGGATATGCCGGTGGCCGAACATACCCGTCTACCCGGCCACCTGCGGGGTAAATCTGGAGTTGTCGACTTAGTCTATGATGGCTGTTATGCCTATTTCCCCGGCCCCGCCGATGGCTTGGGACCTGCCCAACCGAGCTATAGCATTCGCTTTGACG is from Synechococcus sp. PCC 7336 and encodes:
- a CDS encoding RNA-binding protein, whose product is MSIYVGNLSYEVTDTDLTTVFTEYGSVKRVQLPTDRETGRVRGFAFVEMGTEDEETAAIEALDGSEWMGRDLKVNKAKPRTR
- a CDS encoding DUF1097 domain-containing protein → MKQSEALTISIGVLGGVDVFLTATVIPLPVWVTFTAWASFFVVGGGIQGFVKSVSCNITGIIIAALSLLAIDLIGNHPLVAAICVGIGSAAMVQASKLPFTYGITPAIVWGFSQAVGTVAVTGLPVTAMPPNNPVLIAISAMILGAIFGYLSEVGGKAMTTSLKTAGGGNDL
- a CDS encoding SOS response-associated peptidase, with amino-acid sequence MCGRFSLATPAEAIAERFNLDATPPIQPRYNIAPSQPVAAIRANAKGEPEFALLLWGLIPRWSKDPNKGPRPINARAETIAEKPMFKGLLRYRRCAIVADGFYEWKKEGNRKRPYHIHLENHRPFAFAGLWELWNGPNGEELESCTIITTAANATMQQIHSRMPAILSPGNYTDWLDPQIQETAKPLQLLQADAGPLLLNEVSPLANNPRNDVPECINPV
- the nthB gene encoding nitrile hydratase subunit beta, translated to MKLQHNLGGLEGLGSVDFQKKVFVEAWEKRIFGIHAAMMGLSKHLSESLPDYPIEQVPTRFQDIWTWADLRRGAEAMNPFDYFRLRYYEKWLGGIASFFVEKGYISQAELDDKMSFYLKEGNVDPTPLPQKDVPAIDEQVIKYLQLGDSPKRTADIQPKFAVGDAIIVKDMPVAEHTRLPGHLRGKSGVVDLVYDGCYAYFPGPADGLGPAQPSYSIRFDVKDIWGDDLAEPGSVFYADLFELYLAAA
- a CDS encoding GTP-binding protein is translated as MQNLIPATVLTGYLGAGKTTLLNRILTTQHGKRIAVIVNEFGEIGIDNQLIIDADEEIFEMNNGCICCTVRGDLIRIVSDLVQRSDAFDYLMIETTGLADPAPVIQSFFVDEVMRSLLQLDAIVTVVDAKHIGEHWDSSSEAQEQIAFADVIVLNKVDLVSPALVDKLEQRIRGMNALAKIHRTQHCQLPLDAVLGIGAFDLKTALSIDPEFLDEDAHEHDRSVSSIAIRESGVVDSDRLNRWLYQLVQKRGPDIFRMKGILDMDDEDRRFVFQGVHMTLDGRPGRPWKVSEPRRNELVFIGRNLDESELRSGFNACLM